The nucleotide window AGAAAGGATCGGGATGAGTTCCGAACTGGACCGACAGGCCCTCATCGATATTTTCGTCCTGGAAGCCTCCGAAGCCGCGGACGCATTGTCGGCTGCCGTGAATCCTCCGGGCAACGTCATTCCCACGGCACAAGAACTTCAAAACCAATATGTCTGGGCTCACAAGGTTCGTGGGGCCGCCGGTATCTACGGATTCACCGGACTCTCCACGCTCGGTGCCCTCCTTGAATCGGTGCTCGAGCAGGCGACGGCGATCGCCGAATCCTCTTGGCCGAACGCGGTCGGCATGCTGCGAGGGATGATTCAAACGTTTCAAGCTCAACTGAACGTCGTAAAACGGGGCGGACCAGAGGATCTGAGCGCCAGCGAACGATGGAGAACAGAAGTGGAAAGCCTCATTCCGAAGTCGGCTGAGAGTGCGAGGGATAGTGGGAGCGGAGAATCGTTGTCACCTCAGTATCTTGTCCCTTCGATTGATGCGGACGTCCTCTCGTATTTCGCCCCTGAAGCAGATGAGTATCTCCAAACCATGGATTCTCTCATTCTACGCCTGGACGAATCTCCTAAGGACCAAGACGCGCTGTTTGCGCTGTATCGAACGGCTCATACGTTGAAGGGGTCTGCGCATACGATCGGCTTCAAAGCGGTCGGAGACGTGGCTCACCATGTCGAGGAGTGCCTGATTGCCGTGCGAGAAGGGAAGATTGTAGCGTCCCCTGTGCTGATGGATACGATCGTGCGGGCGATGAATGTCGTCCGCACCCTCATGCGCCGCGATGAAGGCAGAATCGCCGATCTCCAGCGCGATGTTCCTGCCGTTACTGAATCGTTAAGCCGCATTACTGGAGGCGAACAATTGGTTGAGACAGCCTCGGCCCCGATACCAGTTGCTTCTCAGGTCTGCACGGCGACGGCGGTCATGGATCCACCGTCGCAACCGACCGACGCGGCGGCTATGACTTCCGAGACGGTCCGGCAGTTGACGGATGAATATCTCTTACCCCAACTGGATCCGGATGTCCTGTCGTATTTTGCGCCCGAAGCGCAAGAGTACCTGGAATCCCTGGAGGCGCAGCTCCTCCGACTGGAAAAAGAGCCTGCCAATCCCGAGCTTATCAATCAACTGTTCCGGACGGCGCACACCTTGAAAGGATCAGCCTATACAGTAGGTTTCCAATCCATCGGAGACCTGACCCACTACGTCGAGGATTTCATGGGCGCGGTTCGCGAGGGGAGGGTAAGAGTTCTCCCTGGTCACACGGATATGTTATTGAAGGCGGTGGACGTCGTCCGGCTGCTGATGCGACGTGATCCGACACTGGCTGAAATGGTGCGGCAGCGGTTTGCTATCGCGATGCAGGGCCTGAAGCGGCTGGAGCAGCCGGTTGCGGCTGGCTCTGGAGTTGCTTCCGTAGTGGTCCAATCTGTTCCGATGATGCCGTCTCCCGAGCAGAGCAACCAGGCTGAAACTGAAACGGCAAGAGTCGCTGAAAGCAAAGGCAGGGAAGGCGGATCCGAGGATCGAGAGGTCATTCGAGTCAGCCGGGATCGGTTGGAGAGACTGTTGAACCTAGTCGGCGAGTTGGTCATCGGGCGTGGCCGACTCGAGCAGCGGCTTCGGGTCTTGGAACAACTGTCGCAACAGGTGCTGGCCTTCAAAGGACGTTTGATGGACTCGGTCCGTTCGTTCGAAGAAAAGCATACGTTCACACTGCCTTCGGCAGGGCCCTCCGGCATGGACACCGGTGTGGGACGCACTGGGACATCCCTTTTCCCTGGACTCAGTGACTTCGGAAGTCTCGAGTTCGATAAGTACGACGATTTCAACATCTTGGCCCGCCGGATTAGCGAGGTGACGGCCGATATCTCCGAATCGATGTCCCAGCTGAGCGGATCCATCCGTCGGTCGCATGAAGATATGAGTCAGCTTCAGCAATTGACTCTCGCAATGCGGGATGAGATCGCCCGTGCACGCATGGTACCCATCGGTACGCCGTTTACGCGGTTTCGTCGGGCTACGCGAGAGATGGCCAGGGCGACTGGTAAAGAAGTGACTCTCGTCACGTCCGGTGAACACACGGAAGTGGATACCGGAGTAGTTGAGCGGTTGGTTGATCCTTTGGTGCATTTGGTCAGGAACGCTGTTTTTCATGGCATCGAACCGGCGGCGGCTCGGGTGGCAAAGGGCAAGCCTGCGGCCGGATCGATCTATCTGCACGCATCCCATCGAGGCAACGCGGTGCTGATCGAAGTCGAGGACGATGGGGCTGGGCTGGACATTGACAAAATCCGTGCGAAGGCCGTGGAACGAGGGTTGGTTCGTGCCGAGGTCGCGAGGAATCTGTCCGACGCCGAAGCGATCAAGTTCATTTTCATGCCTGGATTTTCGACAGCGGATCAGGTCGGGGATCAGGCCGGTCGTGGGGTGGGGATGGACGTCGTCAAGCGAGTCATCGAAAGCATGAACGGCCACATCGACGTGGAGTCGGTGCGCGGAGTAGGTACCAAGTTCACGCTTCACCTCCCGCTGACGTTGTTGATCGCCACGGCATTGATGGTACGGACGGGAAGTGAACGATATGGCATACCGTTGCCGAGCGTACGAGAAGTGACGATGTTGACGGGCAGCTCGCTTCAGCAGGTCGCGGATCGTTCGGTGATTCAGGTCGGAGAAGGTGAGGCCATAGAGGTTCAACCTCTTCAACGCTTGCTGGTCAGAGGTTCCGGCGCTTCGGTGGAAGTCGGCAAACCCGTCGTGATAGTCCGGACCGGCGTCGGACCGGTCGGCCTGGTTGTGGATGAGTTGCTGGGTCGGCAAGAAATCGTCATCAAACCGATTGCCTCGCTCAAGTCCCTCGCGCAATCAACGTTCGGAGGAGCCACCATCGATCCAGAAGGTCGGGTAATTCTGGTCCTCGATCCTGCACGTCTGGTGCCCGGCGGTACACGGTCGGAGGCTGTGCTCGAAGATGCGACTGCAGAATCGGGAGCCCATGGGCCCGAAATGCCGTACGAAGAGACGGTCGAACCCCGAGCCGACAGCAAACACATTCTGCTGATCGATGACTCGCTCAGCATTCGAAAGTTCGTAGGCCGGATGCTGGAAACCGCAGGCTATGAGGTTGAGACTGCTGTAGACGGGGAGGAGGGTCTCCGGAAAGCGTCAGCGCAACAGTTCCGTTTAATCTTAACCGATCTTGAGATGCCCAAGCTTAACGGTTATGAGGTCATTCAGGCGTTGCGCAGCAGACCTCAGACTCAGCAGACGCCGATCATCGTAATGACCACCCGTGCAGGCGACAAACACCGCCAAATGGCCATCAATATCGGCGCGAGTTCCTATATCGCCAAGCCGGTTGAAGAACGGGCGTTGATCCAGGAATTGGAACGGTGGATCGGACAGGAGAGTTCTCTACGAAAGGGATGAACGGAGGTGGGTCCCCATCGGGGAAACCTTCCACTGCGAAGCGAAGGACACGGTACGCATGGGGTTGAGGGGGCATTTCAAGTCGACTACCACGGATGTGCATACTGTCAGCCTATTGGTGGTGCGATATGGCGCCAGTTACTGCGCGTTGCCATCTGACGGAGTTCGCGGGGTGCTGACCAAGGACCAGGCCGGACAAGGAGAGACCGTGAACTGGGTCGGTATCACATATCAGCGTGTTGATCTTGCCGCTCAACTCTCCACGAAATTGGATGCAGCCAGCCCGGACCTTCGGATCGTCCTTTTCTCCAATGGTCACTCGCATGGGGCCATTCACGTCGACGAGGTGGTGGGCTTGCTTGACGCGGACCAGCGGGAGTGCAAGCCGCTTCCTCCGCATTTTCGTTGCGAGGAGCGGACGTGGGTTACGGGTATGATCCAATACCGAAGTGATCTGGCAATCGTGTTGGATCCGGAATGGGTCTTGGGCGAACTCGAAGCTGAGGCCTCACCGACGTTTAGGGCGATGGTGGGCCGCAGTTTCGTCTCCTGAGGATAGGAGAGGCATAGAGCATGCTGAGAGCCGCGCGACAACAGGAGCGGGCCGTCTCAACCAGACAATCCTGGAGCGTCGTCGTATTTTCCGTCGGCGGGATGAAACTTGCGGCGAAAGCCGAGGATGTGGGTGGCATCTCGGCATGGGGAATTGATGTGCCCGTTCCGAGCCGAACCCCGTTTGTCGGTTCTCTGGTAAAACGGGACAAAGACGTGCTTCCGGTGTACGATTTGGCGGCACGGTTGGATCGACAGACCGACAGGGAGTCGTTGTGTCTGGTTGCTCGTCATGCCGACGGCCCGATAGCCATTCGCATCGACGCGGAGATCCCCTCTCTGCACACGGTGGGTGCATCGGAGGTCCGGCCGAGCCGCAGGCACGATATTGAAACGATGGGAAGCTTTACTAGGTATGGGGTCGACATTGACATAGTGGCCCTGCGACGATTGGGATAACCCTGACGAGCCGACGTTGAATCGTAGGTGATGGGTGAAAGGATTGGGACATGCCGAAAGTGCTGGTGGCCGATGACAGCATCGCGGTTCGGAAAGTAGCCGAACGCTTGCTCACAGAGGCCGGCTTGGGTGTGACTCTCGCTGCGAACGGGGAAGAGGCGTTGGCATTTCTTTCCAAAGAATGTCCGGACCTCATCGTCTCCGATGTCATCATGCCCGATAAGAGTGGCTATGAAGTGTGCGCCTTCGTCAGGACCCAGACGGCCTTGGCTGGTACACCGGTTCTCCTCATCTCCGGGATCGTCAATGACGAGGTCGCCAAGCAGGCTGAATCGTGCAAAGCAGACGGCGTGCTCAAGAAGCCCTTCCAGGGAACATCCTTGAAAGACCGCGTTCTCGAGTTGCTGGCGAAACGACAGGCTCCCGTATCCAACCAGGCTAAACCCGCGGCCAAGGCGACCCCTCCCTCCGATGCCGATCAATCCATCCGCGTGAGCCAGGAGCAACTGGAAACCTATCGCCGGATGGCGGCGCAACTTAAACAGGCAGAAGACGATCTCCGGAAAGAGCGTGATCAGACGGGCATGCTGGGAGAAAAGCTTGCCAAACTGGAAAGCCAGTTCGGTCGTCTCAAAGAATTAGAAGCCCTGGCTGCCCAGGGTGAAGAACAGGCAGAGCAAGCCCGGCAATCGACAGAAGAAGCCAGAAGGTCCTCGGAGGAAGTGCAGCGGTTGAAGGGTCGGATACAGGAATTGGAATCCAAGCTGGCCGTCGAGCATGAGCGGGCGGAGCTGACTGGAAAATTGACGGACGAATTGCAGCTTTCCAAAGGACGGGTCAGCGAACTGGAAGTAAAGTTGCGTGCCGAACAAGAGCGGACGGCCGCGTTGAAGCAAACACAGGCTGAACTGAAGGAAATGGCCGAGCGCGCTCAGGAACTTGAGGCAGCTCTGCATGTGGAGCAGGATCGTGTTGAACAGCAGCTGCAGCGTATAGGCGAGCTTCAGAAAGCAGCAGAGCGAGCCCGAGAGTTCGAGTCGGCTTTGCAGGCGGAACGGCAAGCTGCCGCTCAGCTCGTGGAGCAAATGAACACCATGGAAAAGGCGCTGGCCCGTTCACAGGAAACGGCGCAACAACTCGCCCGTGAACAGCAGCGATCTGAAGATCTCTCGCGACGATTGCACGAGATGGAAGGAGTCGTGACCAAGGTCAAAGAGTTGGAGGAACTATTGCAAACGGAGCGAGAACGGAATGCGGTGCTGACTAGGCATGTGTCGGAAACCGAGCAATCCGCTCAACAGGCGACCAAGCGATTTGAGGAGATGGCCAAGAAGCTGGGGGAGATCGCCGGCCTGGCATCGCAACTCGGAAGCGGCGCACGGCGGTCTTGATTGCACGCAATCCTCATCGATGGTGACCGGCAGTATGCGCGAGGGGCTGGATTCATGGCGGGGGACACCTCGGACGACTTCCAGAAAGAACTCGTCGACCTGTTTGTTCAAGAGGCTCAGGAATGGCTACAAAATATCCATGTGGCGCTGGATGAGCTGCAACAGGGGCCGGCTCCGGAACGCCACGAGACGCTGATCGGCACCCTCACCGGCGGCGTGACCAACCTCGGCGGATCCGCCGCGACGATCAATCTCCCCGAGGTCGAACAAGCCAGTTTCGCAGCGATTCCATTCATCGAGGCCCTCAAGGATCCTTTCAAGTCGCTCTCTGTTCAAGATTTCCTTTCACTCTGCAAACAACTAGGGCAAATTCATGTCGCGTTGACGCGCGCCACGGGCGTGTCGTTCGAGAGCCAAGACAGCTCGGAGAGCCAGGGAACCACACAACGCACCGTATCGCCCGAAGAGTTTCTGCAGGCATTGCGCCGGCTCCAGGCGTCACAAGAGGAGGGCAGCGCATCGGAATGGAACATCGTCAGGACGATGATCGAGCAGATGGAGGCCCAGATCAAGGCTGGAGTGCAGCAGCTCGGAGTTGACGCCGTTCAGGACTATCTCCAGCGGCTGTCCGATTCGGAGGACGCCTTCATGCGCACCTTGGATAGCGCCGTGCCGAACTTGACGGCACAGCTCTCGTTGATGGTGGAATCGTCGTCGAACGCGGCGGCGGAACCTTGGTTGCAGAGCGTGGCGCAATTGCGCACAGAAGCTCAGAATCTCAATGCCATACAGGTAACCTCGTTCTTTTCAGGGCTGCATAGTTTGGTGTCAGTGACGGCGCAGCACCGCATCCGGTTGGCCGCTGGGCGGGTTGATGCGATCGCATCGCGCTTGGAAGCCGTCAGGGCGATGATGCATCAATGGGCAGATCAGAGACGAACGGAACGAACGGCCATTGAGCAAGCGCTATCGTGACTTCGGCAGTGCTGACGGGCTGGAGCGGGAATCCGGCAGTTCTCTTCGGACACTCTTTCGGCTCACGAGAGACAGGTGTGGTGAGGCTCCGCTAAGATGGGAAGTATGGAAGAGCGTCGCAGTGCAGATCTGTACCGGAGCGCCGAACAACAATTGGGCGCCGTCGCTGCCGTGGTTCAACGGCAGAAAACACCTGATCTCGGAGCGCTTTCTGATCTGGCAGTCTCCATTGCGGAGGCTGTGAACGACGACGACCAACTGGTCATTCATGCGTTGGCTGGTCCGGCAGGTCCCCCGCTGGTCACCAATCTCGTCAACGTCAGCATCCTCAGCGCAAAAGTTGGAGCCGGACTTGGCTATTATGGGAAGGAATTGCGGCAGTTGGTGCTCGCTGCCTTGGTCCACGACATCGGGCTGTTTGCAGTACCGCAATCCATCTTAGCCAAAGCAGGTCGGCTGACCAGCGATGAGCGCACGCTGATCGAGCAGCATCCCGAACTGGGGTATCGATTGATTCGCAAAGTCGGTCCTGAGTGGGAATGGCTCGCTTTGGTGGTGCGACAGGCGCATGAGCGATGGAATGGACAAGGGTACCCCAACAAGCTGAAGGGGAGAAACATCAGCGAATTGGCTCAAATTATTGGCGTGCTCGACGTTTTCGACGCCCTCGTAACACCTAGGCCCTATCGTCGGCGCTTCTTTCCGCACGAAGCGGTTAGGGAATTGATCGTGGCCGAGCGAACGGCATTCCCCCGTGAGGTCGTCAAAGCATTGGTCGAGCAACTATCTGCCTATCCGCTTGGAACATTGGTTCGCCTGACTACTGGGGAAGTCGGCACAGTCGTTCAGATCAATCCGCATTTTCCGCTCCGCCCTGTCGTTGAAGTTGGAAGGGGAGTGGTTCAGAACGACGGGACGGATCGTCGCCTGCTGGATCTCAGTCGGCTGCCGCTGGTCTCTGTGATCGAAACCGTCGAACCGCCGAATGTGACGCGCATCCAGTTTCCGTCAGGGCGGACAGAGGAACGCCGATCGCAATCGGTCCCTTCGGTCTCCGCTCAGTTTTCTTCGCTCTTGGAGAGTCTGGACGCCATCGCGGATGCTATTCAGGGTGTGGTGGCGACCCGTGGCGTCTCGACCCAGGCGGGAACCATCGAGCGGCCTGATTCGAACACACCGGTCTCGGCCGAGGTGGTTCCGTCGCCGGAGCGATCAGAAGCACCGCTTGACAACGAGGTGATCGGCCTTTTTGCGCTGGAAGCCCGCGAATGGCTCGCGCAAATCCATGCGGCTCTGCGACAGCTGGGCGACGGAGCCAACCAAGATCTCGAATCGAAGCTGTACGGAATTATCCTGCAGGCGCTGACGAACCTGGCCAAGTCGGCTGCGACCGTGCATCAGCGCGCCATCGAACGGATGGCGACGAGTCTGCTTCCGATCCTGCACGATGCCGGAAGGCGAGAACCCCGGTCGATGCAAGCGGCTCTTGTGTCCCTTCAAGCGGGCCTCGATCGCATAGCCGATGCTGTGCGCCAGGCTGCAGGAGAGCCGCCGTCGGGAGTACCTGACGCCATGAGACCCCAGCGCGAGACCGCGGAGCCGTCTTGTGTCGAGGAAATACCTGCCTACGGGGAGGCAGAGACGCGAGAGAGAGGAGCTGAGAGGGCCGTCCAGACGACTGGTGCGGCAGAATCAGGCCATACGCTCCTGACCGCTCTGCGGGATCTTCAACGCGTCAGATCGCGTTCGATTCAGCCGACCAGAGATGTGTTGGAAGCCATCATCCATGATGCCGAGGGCAAGGCGGGCGAACTGACGGTGAAGGTCGTGCGCGAGATCTTAACCGAGCAGAACCGTGCCGACGAAGCGTTTCTAGAAGAGGTGCGACGTCGTGTTCCCGTCATGAGCCGGACCCTGGCTGATCTGCAACATGTGGGCATGGAGGATTTTGTCACAGCCTCGCAACTCGATCCCGTGATTGAGCAAGTCGAGGCGTTGCATGCCATCGCGGATCGTGTCCAGGCGGGTATGATTACGATGATCCTGCAAGGGGTACGATCCTTTCTCTTGATGATCGCGAATCGCCAGACCGGAACCGCCCTCAAACGCCTGACCGCTTTGGAGGGCCGCATCCGGGCGCTGGTGCCGATGGCAGAACAATGGGTGACCATCGGGAGGGTGGGTCGTACAACGATCGCGGACATTCTTCCCGCATGAGCCGTGTCCCTTGTCCTACTGTCTTTTGCGATCTTCATAGGCTTCACCGCCTAACC belongs to Nitrospira sp. and includes:
- a CDS encoding Hpt domain-containing protein, giving the protein MSSELDRQALIDIFVLEASEAADALSAAVNPPGNVIPTAQELQNQYVWAHKVRGAAGIYGFTGLSTLGALLESVLEQATAIAESSWPNAVGMLRGMIQTFQAQLNVVKRGGPEDLSASERWRTEVESLIPKSAESARDSGSGESLSPQYLVPSIDADVLSYFAPEADEYLQTMDSLILRLDESPKDQDALFALYRTAHTLKGSAHTIGFKAVGDVAHHVEECLIAVREGKIVASPVLMDTIVRAMNVVRTLMRRDEGRIADLQRDVPAVTESLSRITGGEQLVETASAPIPVASQVCTATAVMDPPSQPTDAAAMTSETVRQLTDEYLLPQLDPDVLSYFAPEAQEYLESLEAQLLRLEKEPANPELINQLFRTAHTLKGSAYTVGFQSIGDLTHYVEDFMGAVREGRVRVLPGHTDMLLKAVDVVRLLMRRDPTLAEMVRQRFAIAMQGLKRLEQPVAAGSGVASVVVQSVPMMPSPEQSNQAETETARVAESKGREGGSEDREVIRVSRDRLERLLNLVGELVIGRGRLEQRLRVLEQLSQQVLAFKGRLMDSVRSFEEKHTFTLPSAGPSGMDTGVGRTGTSLFPGLSDFGSLEFDKYDDFNILARRISEVTADISESMSQLSGSIRRSHEDMSQLQQLTLAMRDEIARARMVPIGTPFTRFRRATREMARATGKEVTLVTSGEHTEVDTGVVERLVDPLVHLVRNAVFHGIEPAAARVAKGKPAAGSIYLHASHRGNAVLIEVEDDGAGLDIDKIRAKAVERGLVRAEVARNLSDAEAIKFIFMPGFSTADQVGDQAGRGVGMDVVKRVIESMNGHIDVESVRGVGTKFTLHLPLTLLIATALMVRTGSERYGIPLPSVREVTMLTGSSLQQVADRSVIQVGEGEAIEVQPLQRLLVRGSGASVEVGKPVVIVRTGVGPVGLVVDELLGRQEIVIKPIASLKSLAQSTFGGATIDPEGRVILVLDPARLVPGGTRSEAVLEDATAESGAHGPEMPYEETVEPRADSKHILLIDDSLSIRKFVGRMLETAGYEVETAVDGEEGLRKASAQQFRLILTDLEMPKLNGYEVIQALRSRPQTQQTPIIVMTTRAGDKHRQMAINIGASSYIAKPVEERALIQELERWIGQESSLRKG
- a CDS encoding chemotaxis protein CheW, with product MGLRGHFKSTTTDVHTVSLLVVRYGASYCALPSDGVRGVLTKDQAGQGETVNWVGITYQRVDLAAQLSTKLDAASPDLRIVLFSNGHSHGAIHVDEVVGLLDADQRECKPLPPHFRCEERTWVTGMIQYRSDLAIVLDPEWVLGELEAEASPTFRAMVGRSFVS
- a CDS encoding response regulator, which gives rise to MPKVLVADDSIAVRKVAERLLTEAGLGVTLAANGEEALAFLSKECPDLIVSDVIMPDKSGYEVCAFVRTQTALAGTPVLLISGIVNDEVAKQAESCKADGVLKKPFQGTSLKDRVLELLAKRQAPVSNQAKPAAKATPPSDADQSIRVSQEQLETYRRMAAQLKQAEDDLRKERDQTGMLGEKLAKLESQFGRLKELEALAAQGEEQAEQARQSTEEARRSSEEVQRLKGRIQELESKLAVEHERAELTGKLTDELQLSKGRVSELEVKLRAEQERTAALKQTQAELKEMAERAQELEAALHVEQDRVEQQLQRIGELQKAAERAREFESALQAERQAAAQLVEQMNTMEKALARSQETAQQLAREQQRSEDLSRRLHEMEGVVTKVKELEELLQTERERNAVLTRHVSETEQSAQQATKRFEEMAKKLGEIAGLASQLGSGARRS
- a CDS encoding HD-GYP domain-containing protein, producing the protein MEERRSADLYRSAEQQLGAVAAVVQRQKTPDLGALSDLAVSIAEAVNDDDQLVIHALAGPAGPPLVTNLVNVSILSAKVGAGLGYYGKELRQLVLAALVHDIGLFAVPQSILAKAGRLTSDERTLIEQHPELGYRLIRKVGPEWEWLALVVRQAHERWNGQGYPNKLKGRNISELAQIIGVLDVFDALVTPRPYRRRFFPHEAVRELIVAERTAFPREVVKALVEQLSAYPLGTLVRLTTGEVGTVVQINPHFPLRPVVEVGRGVVQNDGTDRRLLDLSRLPLVSVIETVEPPNVTRIQFPSGRTEERRSQSVPSVSAQFSSLLESLDAIADAIQGVVATRGVSTQAGTIERPDSNTPVSAEVVPSPERSEAPLDNEVIGLFALEAREWLAQIHAALRQLGDGANQDLESKLYGIILQALTNLAKSAATVHQRAIERMATSLLPILHDAGRREPRSMQAALVSLQAGLDRIADAVRQAAGEPPSGVPDAMRPQRETAEPSCVEEIPAYGEAETRERGAERAVQTTGAAESGHTLLTALRDLQRVRSRSIQPTRDVLEAIIHDAEGKAGELTVKVVREILTEQNRADEAFLEEVRRRVPVMSRTLADLQHVGMEDFVTASQLDPVIEQVEALHAIADRVQAGMITMILQGVRSFLLMIANRQTGTALKRLTALEGRIRALVPMAEQWVTIGRVGRTTIADILPA